Part of the Bacteriovorax stolpii genome, CGATCCTGTCATAGCTGTAAAGACGCATCAATGGACATATAAATCGAATGAATTTTCATTCGGTCTTTTTGACGACATGGTTGAGTATTTAGACCAAAAGCTACTTCATCATCCCTACGCCACAGGAAGTGATTTTACAGCGGCCGATGTACAACTAGGAATAATGCTTTATTGGGCAATTAAAATTTTTCCAGTAATGCCTGAGAAAGAATCTTTTATGCGCTACCTTGATCGCCTAAGTGAAAGACCTGCTTTTATTCGCGCATTAGAGAAAGACCAGGAGCTGGCAAAAAATCCACGCTCAACGACTGCTCACTTTCCTTACAACAAACCAGGTTCCCGCCAGAATCAAGACAGTCCCCATGATCATATGTACGGTGATGGATTCTCTTAGGAAAAGCGCTCCCCAAATCATTCCAAAGACCGGCATAAGAAAAGTCACAGTCAAGGCCTTTGCCGGCCCGACATCAGCGATCAATTGATAATAAAGTAAATAGGCCACAGCACTACAAAGAAGGGCAATGCCTAAAACATTAAGAGCGATACTTAAACTCACGCTCTCAGGAATTGGTTGACTCAACGAAAGTGGAATAAGAATAAGTCCGGCAAACAGCTGACATCCACCTGCAAAAGAAAGTGGCTTAATGTGGGAAGCAAACTTTTTAATGTAAATGCCAGCAATAGCATAACAACTGGCCGCCATTAAACACGCAACGATAGCAGGAAAAGCATTGTTATTAACTTGAGTTGTTCCCAAGTCGACAACCAGAGCGACACCTGCACTCGCCAAAACAAGACCAATTATTTTTGACCAGGTCATTTCATCTTTTAACCAAATCCATGAAAAGATCACACCGAACATGGGTGAAGTGGAATTGAGAATCACTTCATAAGAAGCAGGAAGATAAAGTGCTCCATAAGCAAACAGAGTAAAAGGGATGGCCGAATTGATGACCCCGATTATTAAATAATGCTTCCAGTTTTTTTTCCACTCCAGGTCAAAACCTTTTGCTGCAAAATAAAGACATAGCACTAATCCGCCAATAAAGAGTCTTAAATTAGTCGTAAGAAAAGGGCCTAAGACAGGTGCAAGAATTCTTAAAAAAATAAATGAACCTCCCCAAATAGCGGCGAGGGTAAAAAGGCGAATCAGATCAATTGTTTTCATAACTAGAGATGTTAATAGATTTTCTCCAGTTCCACAGCAGAATATTCCTAAGCATTCAACTTTTTCCCCATTCGAGTTCACTATTGAGTCCATTTTTTCCCCGAAACAAAACGCGGACTCATGAAAAATTCGTACCCCTCCATTGGTTCTAAATTTGCAACATTCGATTGTGAATAGAACTTTAGGACAGGGTTCAGCTAAAACAAAGGATTTTTCATGGTCAACGCATTAGAGACTCTTAAGCATCTAAGACAATCTCTGAACGATGAAGATGACGACACAAACGTTGTTCATATTATGGAAAATCATCACAAGTACCTTAAAGAGTATATTAATATGCTCAATGACAACGATACCGCTCTTGAAGATAAACAAGCTTTAACATCGCTTTTTCTTTGCATTTTTCAGATGCACGCACACGCGGAAGGAGATTCTTTCTATCCTGCCCTCAGAGAGGCTTCAAGTCATGAAGTGAGACTCTTGGGGATAAAGGGCCAGGATGAACATGAGATTGCTTTTGAAATAGTCGATGAAATTAAAAGTATGGATTACAAACATTATTGGTCAGATGACATTGATGCAAAAATTAGAGTGCTAACAGGGTTAATTAAATCGCATATTAAAGAAGAAGAAAGTATGGTTTACCCAATCGCT contains:
- a CDS encoding glutathione S-transferase family protein; amino-acid sequence: MIKFYHSPHSRSTGTLWLLEELEIPYELELININAPGGAPEAYRTIQPNKKVPAIVHDGIIITERAAITTYLCDAFPDNDIAPQVGDLRRGPYLSMLVYCDAVLDPVIAVKTHQWTYKSNEFSFGLFDDMVEYLDQKLLHHPYATGSDFTAADVQLGIMLYWAIKIFPVMPEKESFMRYLDRLSERPAFIRALEKDQELAKNPRSTTAHFPYNKPGSRQNQDSPHDHMYGDGFS
- a CDS encoding DMT family transporter, which translates into the protein MKTIDLIRLFTLAAIWGGSFIFLRILAPVLGPFLTTNLRLFIGGLVLCLYFAAKGFDLEWKKNWKHYLIIGVINSAIPFTLFAYGALYLPASYEVILNSTSPMFGVIFSWIWLKDEMTWSKIIGLVLASAGVALVVDLGTTQVNNNAFPAIVACLMAASCYAIAGIYIKKFASHIKPLSFAGGCQLFAGLILIPLSLSQPIPESVSLSIALNVLGIALLCSAVAYLLYYQLIADVGPAKALTVTFLMPVFGMIWGALFLRESITVHMIMGTVLILAGTWFVVRKVSSR
- a CDS encoding hemerythrin domain-containing protein, with protein sequence MVNALETLKHLRQSLNDEDDDTNVVHIMENHHKYLKEYINMLNDNDTALEDKQALTSLFLCIFQMHAHAEGDSFYPALREASSHEVRLLGIKGQDEHEIAFEIVDEIKSMDYKHYWSDDIDAKIRVLTGLIKSHIKEEESMVYPIAKRSLSEKRLVNLTNEYLEKCLMYLDMEMENGPSDVSRSDVITFFY